GCTCCGCCTGTAGATTCTATGTTATATCGAATAAATCTTGGTTGAAGACACTTTTACCCAACTCCGGCCCTTTTCTCCGATGTGATCCCTGATGTCATCACTGACTCTTTATCGATTGCAGGCATGTCCATTCTGTGAGCGTGTCGTCAAGGTACTGCAGAATCTGAATCTCTCATACCAATCTAGATTTGTTTTACCGATGCATTCGGATCGATCAGTAGTCAAACGCATCACCGGTGCTCGTACAGTTCCCGTACTGATTGATGATCAGACTGGTGCTGTCGTAGCTGAAAGTGACACAATAGTCACATACTTACAGAAAACCTACGGTGATCGATAATGGATGTCCCATTCGATCTCCCGAAGTTCTCTTCAATTGATCCTCCAGACATAGATACGACAGCTCCTGACTTTACCCGGACGTTAGTAACTGAGGAGTACTGGGAAAATCAATCACTCTCTGACCTTACTCAAGATCGATCTGTGCTACTGTGTTTCCATCCGATGATCGGGAGCTTTCCTGCAATATATTTCTGGAATGAGGTCGCTGATCGAGATTGGGAAAATGAATATAACGTCCGGGTGGTTGGCTGCACTATTTCAACGCCGTATGCACTGATTGAATTCATCAAAAAACGTTCTCTTCCCTCTCCGATTTTTAGTGATCCAGCAAATACGGTCGCTGAACGATTTGATATCGCTCACGACCTCGATGGCATGGCCGGTGTTTCTGAGCCGCGACCAGCAACGTTTTTAATTGATCACGAAATGACTATCCGTCACCGATGGATTGCCGAAGAATGGCCGGAATTCCCTCCATATGATGCGATTGAGACAGCACTACAGGAGATCTAACATACTTTACTCGTTAGTGTCCGTGTTGATACTCCCTCAACTAGTAAACTACCGTTCTGATTTTCAGTAGTATTTGGAAGCATTCAATCATATTCAGTAGTACTGGCGAGGATGTACCGTGTGATACTCCCGCCGGACAACTGCTGTCCGGTGTTACTACCGTTGTTTTGATGCAATCCACCCGTGTGTGTCTCTCATCGTTTCGCAGTGAGTGACAACGAACAGCATCGAGACAGGTGGGTCTGACGACCGATCGCCTGATCCTGTTGAGTATCGGTCGCGGACTGAACGCCAGACATCCCGGCAGTTTGTGACTCTGCGGGGGCAGCAGAACGGGCACCCTCTGAAGGTGATGAGAAGCTGGCGTGGTTCTCCGCCGAGCTATACTCAGCAGGGTTCGCCTCCTCCATCTTGCTTTTTGAGAGATATTTCCGCCCGACGTTGACCGCTCCAACCACATCACGGTCGCATTCATACCCGCAGTGCGGACAGTGGAAATACCCACCGTGACGACACTCCGTGTGGTCGTTCGGTTCGTTCACCGTCTCTCCACGTTCACCGCATCGGGGACAACTCCGACTTGTTCCCCACGGATTCACCGTCGTCACGTCGATCCCAAATAACCCGGCCTTGTACTCGACGTGATCAAGCAGTTCACCCCGTGCCCACGAACTGATCAACCATCCCACCGTACCGCTTGCATCGGACGACTCTATCTGCCCAAGAGACTCAAACACGGTGGTTTCACAGTCGTTCTCAACAGCCAGCCACATCAGTTGGCTCGCCACGTCGTGTTGGATTTGCTCGCGTAGGCGACGTTCCTTCCGGCGCATCTGGCGATACTCACTGAGTAAGTGGTCAAACCGTTCCGTGTGTACTTTCTCCTGTCGCCGGAGTTCTGCCGGCCGGTCGTTGATGCCTTCGGCGTCGGCTTTTACCCGGAACAGTTTGTCTTTCGCTGGATGGTCGATGAACTTGGACGGCGCAACCTGCTCGTGTGTCACGTCACCGCCGTTGAGGACGGGGACATAGCCTGTGGAAGTTAAATGAGTCCTGACACACTAAAACATGTCATCTGTGAAATACCAAAGAACACGCAGCTCAGATTATACATTTATTTCTTCAAGCTGCTCTGTTGTCCCACACAGTGGGCAGCACAAATCGTCTACACTGTGGTCTTCTGCGATCTCATATGTATAATGGTTCTCCCACATATCTAGCTCGCAACGTTCATTTTGACACTTGATTTCCATTGTCGAAGGCATACTATTATATACTACACCATATTATCAGTCTACCGTCACAATAGCCTTGTGATCCACTAAACAAGAATTGTGCCCTGAATTTTTCTCTCAACTATTAGCAGAATGTGGTGTATGTTGACATTATCTCTTGCTCTCCGAAATCGGAACCAATAGATGATACATCAGCAAATGAATAGTTGATGGGTACTGATCAAAAGGCACAGTTAGCCGATAGTAGCGATTCCTCGGAAGATTCACCTGTTTCTGATAGTTCGATGGTTGAGTTTCGAGGGATCAAAAAAGGATTTGTGATGTGTGTGCCCCTTGCTCTCGGTGTTGCCGGATACGGAGTTGGATTTGGATTACTAGCCAACCAGGCTGGACTGAGTGTGCTTGAAGCGGCATTAATGAGTGCAACAGTGGTTGCTGGTGCTGCACAGATTGTCGCAATTGAGATGTGGTCTGATCCTATACCGGTTAGTGCAATTCTACTGGCGGTATTTGCTGTGAATCTTCGATATTCGCTTATGGGCGCTGCATTACATCCTTGGTTCAAGCGTTTATCATGGAAACAAACCTACGGCAGCCTCTTTTTTATGGCCGATGAGAATTGGGCACTGACAATGAACGATCTCCAGTCTGGGAGTGGCCGTGGAGCCTACCTCCTTGGAAGTGGCTTAGCAATCTGGTCATTCTGGATTCTTTCAACAGTATTTGGTGCTGTAGCTGGAGGATTGATTGATAACCCGGCAACGTATGGTTTTGACTTTATCCTTGCAGCCGTATTTACAGCTCTTGCTGTTGAGCTCTGGGATGGAAAAAAGACAGTTCTTCCATGGGGGGTCGCTTTATTTGTCGCCGTGTTCACTGCTGAAATTACGACCGGTGAATGGTATATTCTCGCCGGAGGAATAGCAGCAGCGATCGTGGAGGTGATTCGATATGATTGACAGTAGCGCACTTACTGTTGATCCCTATATTCTGAGCATTATTGCTGGAATGGCAATTGTGACCTATATTACGAAGGCGGGTGGACTCTGGCTTCTTAGTCGATTTGACGTTAGTGACCGCGTAGAAGCTGGGCTCTCAGTGCTTCCTGGTGCAATTGTCATTGCCATCCTTGGACCGGAACTCGCTGATGGTGGGCCTCCAGAATGGGCTGCAGCTGGTGTTGTACTGCTCGTAATGGTAAAAACTGAAAATATCCTACTTGCACTGATTGCTGGGCTTGGTGCTGTGTTGCTTTTCCGTACGCTATTTTAGCTTTTGAAGCAACACTCAGGTGAATTGCTCCGGATTGTCCTCCTCCCCCAGCTAAAGCTAGGGGCGCTCACCTCGCACTGCTGTAAGCTTCGAAGCACTCTTCCTGTTTTCTCTGGATATCCCTGGTGCCAAGCTGTTTTCTGTAAATACTTTTGATACTCTTTCCGGTACTGTGACTGATAAGTGCCAAGAAATAGCAAGTATATAGCGTGGAATATGGAGCCAAATCGATCCGTAGCTGAAAGTAAGCGTCTCCACCAACGGGCACTCGATACACTTCCTGGTGGTGTTTCGCATAATGTTCGATATGAAGATCCGCATCCCATATATATTGAGCGAGCCGAGGGCCCTCACGTCTGGGATGCCGATGGAAACAAATATGTTGACTTTTGGATGAATCATCTTGTTAGCGTGCTCGGACACTCATATCCGGATGTTGTTGAAGCAGTACAGAAACAAGCTGAACAGGGACTCCACTACGGAGCAATGAATAAAAAAGCACTTCGGCTAGCTGAACGTGTGCAGGATTTTGTTCCCTCAGCTGAGCGGGTTCGATTCTGTGCTTCTGGAACAGAAGCAACAATGTATGCTGTTCGGCTTGCCAGAGCGCATACTGGTAATGATGTCATTCTCAAACCGACCGGAGGTTGGCATGGAGGAAGTACGGATCTTTCTGCATATGTTAATCCGCCGCTTGAACAGCCGGAATCAGCTGGATTACCATCTGGGTCCGTTGATGATCTTTATGGCTTTCCGATGAATGATACTGATGCTGTTCAAGCCCTACTTGAGAAACATGATGTCGCTGGTGTTATCTTGGAACCCGTGCTGCTGACTGGGGCTGGAGGATCTCTTGATACATCGTTCCTACAGTTTCTCAAGGATGAAAGTGAAGAACGTGGATTTGAGCTGATTTTTGACGAAGTTGTAACCGGCTTTCGTGTCTCTCCAGGTAGTTATCAGGCCCGCATCGACATTGTCCCTGATATCACTACGCTTGGAAAAGTTCTCGGTGGCGGATTGCCGGTTGGAGCACTATGTGGTCGTGCTGAACTTTTTGAAAATACACGTCCCGATACCGATATTTCTCCTGATGAACGTGTTCTCGCTGGCGGGGGCACATTTACTGCGAATCCAATGACTGCAACTGCCGGCCTGAAAACCTTAGAGGTTCTTGATAATGAACCGGTATACCAGCACACAGAACAAAAGGCGAGTAGACTCCGAGATGAACTTAACGCTATTTATGAAGAGCTTGGTATTGATGCTGTTACTAAAGGCTTGAGTTCACTCTTCTTATCCCATTTTCAACCAGAGTCTTCACTTAACGACATTCGTAGTATCAAGGAAGAGACAAATAAAGAGGCACTACATGAATTCCACACCCGGCTTGCTGACCGCGGCTACTATTTCCTTCCTGGACATACCGGAAGCATTTCATACCAGACGACTGACGAACACATTGACGGATTTATAGCAGCAGCAGAAGATGTGGTCGCTACAATGCAATCTAAAGGAGCGCTCTGAGGTTACTGAGATAGCAAAATAAATACTGACTATGATTAGATCGACTCAACAATTTCGACCCCTGATGATGCACCTATTCTTGATGCCCCAGCCTCAACAACCTCAATAACCTCCTCAAATGATCCAATCCCCCCAGACGCTTTGATCTCCACCGACGAACTTACCGCATCCTTAATTGCTTGCACCTCATCTGGATCCGTTGGACCACTGTATCCAACCGCAGTCTTCACGAAATCAGCACCTGCCTTTTCTACCAACTGTGCTGCATGCCTAATTTCATCGCGTTCCAGCTCTGGAGACTCAATTATACATTTCAACTTCCGATCGCCGATCATGTCTTTGATGGCTGTGATTTCACTTACAACTGTCGTCTCATCGTTATTAGCAAATGCTGTTCTATTAATTACCATATCAATTTCGTCAGCGTACTCAAGTATTGGCTCAATCTCTGCTTGTTTGGCGTCTCCATTTTGTACGCCATATGGGAACCCGATAACGACCCCTACATTTGCTTCGTCCCCGAGAATATCTGCTGATAGCTCAGCATGATACGGGACAACAACTGCAGAACGGAAGCCATATTCCAGCACCTCTTCGCATAGCGTACGAATCTCTGATTTGGTTGCCGTTGGATCAACATTCGTATGATCTATAATCTCAGCAACTTGGTGGGGATTTTCACGAAGTTCGGATGCTGTAACCATTATACTAATATTTTATTTTAAAACTCTTGAATATTTGGTATAAGCTACCATGGTAGACAGTACTTCCCTGTCTATCAACTTTTCGACTGGACCGATATACCTAAGCCGTTCTTTGTTGTATAATGATACATGGTCTTATTCGATTCAGTTCAAAGTCTCTTGAAGTACGGACTGATGATTATTGGCATGGCAACAGTGCTTTTCTTCGTCCTTGCATACGGCTGGGACGGTGAACCACCGGAAATTAGCCTTTCTGCTGAGCAGACATAATCACTTACCTGTCGGGTTCTGTCGTAGAGTATTGCCTGGTTATTCTCTTACCCAAAAAGCATAGTTCCCACCAGAGTTTTTGTTTCTCTCGGTTGATGTCCTGCAAATTGACTAACGCCCAGCACTCCATAATCTGAGCGAGACGCACTGTAGAGTGTAATGGTACCACTTAACATATATAGCGCGTATATACATGTGTATGAACGAGTATGACTTCATTGCCATCGGAACTGGATCTGGGCTTGACGTCGCTAATGTCGTTGCAAACCAAGGGCAGGCGGTTGCAGTAGTCGAAAAAGGTCCGTTGGGTGGAACCTGTCTTAATAGGGGTTGTATTCCATCAAAACGGCTGCTTTACCACGCAGATATCAAGGAAACAATCGATCGATCGGAAGCATTTCATATTGAATCTGAGATTACGAATGTTGACTTTGAGTCTATTGTCAATGAGGTGAATGAAGACATCGCATCTGACGCTGCTTCCATTCGAGAGGGAATCAAATCTGCGGATTCAATTGACTTGTTTGAGGGTACTGCAGCCTTTGTTGATGATAAGACAATTGAGATTCAGGAGGGACAGGATGCTGGAAAAACAATAACTGCTGATGAGATCCTCATTGCAGCTGGTACTCGGCCTACTGTTCCAGATATCGCTGGGATTAACTCAGTTGATTATCTGACTAGTCAGGAGGCTCTTGAGTTAGCCTCTCCCCCCGAACACTTAGTCGTAATTGGTGGTGGATACATTGCCGCCGAACTTGCACACTTCTTTGGTTCATTCGGTAGTGAAATTAGCATAATTGGTCGACGACAACATCTGCTTCCACATGTAGACGAAGAGGTAGCCAAATTCTTTACCGCACAGTACAGTGACCGATTCAATGTTTACACTGGGTATGAAGCAGTTGAGGTCAACCAAGCTGGGGAAACCATATCGGTTACTGCTTGTCCATATCCCTCTGATGAATCCAATGGAGGTTCAATCGAAGTCTCGGGAACTGAGTTGCTAATTGCTGCTGGTCGTCGTCCGAACACTGATCTACTTGAAATGGAAAACACAGCGGTTGAGACCGACGAACAGGGGTATATTGAGGTAAATAAATACCTCCAAACGAGCGTTTCAGGAAACTGGGCGCTCGGGGACATCGTGGGGGAGTATTTACTGAAACATAACGCAAATCACGAGGCGAAAACCGTTGTTGATAACCTCTATGGAGAAGAGCTCACTGCTGTCGATTATACAGCTATGCCATATGCTGTCTTTGGCTCTCCAGAGGTTGCTGGTGTTGGAGATATTGAACAAGACTTGGATTCAGAAACGGACGACTATGCTACACGGACATATCAGTACGAGGATACTGCTAGAGGTGCTGCAATGAAGCAATCAGGGCTCGTGAAAGTAATCATTGATTTCGATGGTAACATCCGCGGGTGTCATATTGCCGGTCCTGATGCATCTACGGTTATCCAAGAGGTTGTTGTTGCAATGAAGGCTGGGAGTGGTACAATACGCGATATTCGAGACTCAGTCCATATTCATCCTGCTCTCTCTGAGGTCGTACAACGAGCGTTTTCCGGACAGTTTGTCCCAGCCGGAAAACGCCACGAACACCATCACCATTGATAGCTGCAGTACTCTTCATCCATAGTAGGTAATTTTAGTTTAGATCGATAAGATTGCGTTATGTTATATTGTATTGTATTGAATATACTACAAAAGACTCTTATTGAATAAGTCTGTACGTACACTTATATGGGACAGACACTATCCCAGATCGAAACTGAGACTGAATATGGACGTAACTCAATAGTCAACAAGCTCATCGGCAGCTTCATTGTCGTTGCTGTTATTGGATGGTTCGCCAGCGTTTTTCTCACTGCAGTGCACTTCTATGCTCTCCCAATGATCGACTCTCCTGGAAGCCTTGATGGATCTATCGCTGTACTCGGCAGTGAGTGGGCATATATTGGTCCTATCCCTCTTGCAATGCTTGGAGCAGGTTACTATCTGACAATGATGGTGCTTGGTGGACTGTGGTTGCAAACAAAAGACCAGCGGATTGAGCTTCCAATTATCGTTATTACCGTCACCGGGCTGCTTGCGTCGGCATATTTTGTGTACTTACAGTTAGTACCGATTGGTGAAATCTGTCCTTTCTGTATGCTTTCTGCTGCAGCTACAACGACGCTGTTCTCCATTGAACTGATTGTCAAGTACATTGGCGGCGGAACCGCTGCCCCACCAGTTGATGGTGTTCGTATCTGGCCAATGTTGTTTGTTGGAACTATTTTGATGACAGTTGTTGCAATGTATGGTGTGACACTTGCTCCAATTCCAACAGAGCCAGTTTTGGATACGCCATTTTGGGCGTGATTCAAAAATCAAACCAACATGTTTCTTATTATTTCTCCACATATCTTATAACTACAGTTCAACGAGTTTCTTGATTTCATCTATAGTCGAGTCAATCTCAGGTGCATCGAATAGTTGTTGGTCGATGTATGCGTTTGCTCCACTCGCATACATATCCCTCACTATTTGAATTACCTTATTATCCAGTGGCTCTGGTGATTGATCACAGATTGTTCGCCAATCTGCTGTATCTGTACTCTTTGCCCGTCTTTTGGCTTCCTTTACTGCGGTAACCCAATCTGATTGTGTCTCTCGATGGTACTGTCGTAGTACTTCTTTTGAAAGTTGCTGGCCATCATAGGTAAACCGGTTCTCATCGAATGTACCGACAACGTCTGCCACCTTCAGCTCTCCGCTGTGATAAAATACTTCGATTTTTCCATCCTCGTGTGTGAATCCTTGTTGGTTAGCATGCTCAGTAATGATCTCATTTACTTGCTGCGCTAGTGAGACTAACGCGTCGATATCTGCGTGTCCGGCTATATCATTCGCTTCGTCTTGAGACAGATATCGATCGGATTCTTCATACTTTGTCGAGAACTCAACGATTGGATCGTCCAGTTCGACTTGGCTTTCCGGCCAGTTATCATACGATAGTCCGTGGTCTGCTGGATCAGTTCGTCGTCTGAGGCTTGATCCAATTGGTACTCGATTTCGGAATACGATCTCCAACGGGACAAGATAGTTCTCTCCAGCTTCGTCATGATATGACGTATAGTCATAGCCGTTTCCTGTATATGGTAAATCAGGAACTTGCGTGAGCTCAATTGCCATCTCTGTTGGAGGTTCTGTGATCTTGTCTATACTTACTGGATCTGATTGACCGTCAGGCACTACCCCTTTGTAGTGTGTTGAAACTCCGTTTTTCTCAAGTAACTCAAAGTTATATCCACCCATGACACACAGTGATGCACCCTTATCTGGAATTGGATCTGGCATTTGTCCCCAATCGAAGATCGAGTATGCATCAGTAAACAAAAACGAGCCTGATCCAAGTGCGTCAGACTCAGCGGGTATGTCGATTACAAACTCTTTGACACTGGTCATATACACAATCCTGCGCGCTACAATAATGTGTATTATGACTCAGAGACAGATCTTTGCGCTTCGTATATTTGAATATATAAAATTACCAGGCTAATCTGCCGCTGCAATTTTTTCTTCTGTTTCTACTGGCTCAGCAAAAACATACATTGGCTGACTAGCAGTCACTTTGACAGTCAAAAAGTCTCCTGGAGTAATCCCCCGTTCTGCAGCATCTTGAATAATTATCTGCCGGTAGGCTTGATCTCGACATTTGACAGAATCTTCTCGGCCTTCCTCAACAACAAGAACATCCTGCTTTTTGCCAACCATCTCCTGGTGAACTGTCTCACAAAGAGATCGCTTTCGCTCACTCAGATCTTTTGATCGCTTTTTCTTTGTTGGCCCTCCAAGTCCGTCCATTTTTGCCGCGTCAGTTTTGGGACGCTTTGAAAATCGCGTTACGTTAATTTTTTCCGGCTGAATTTCCTCAAGTAGATTTATACTTTTTTCATGATCTGATTGACCTTCTGTTGGAAATCCAGCAATAAAGTCAGTTGCAAGAGTCCAATAGTCAAGTTGCGTCTCAAACGTATCAACAATTTCTCGAAATTCAGCAACCGTATGCTGTCTCCGCATATCACGTAAAACAGCATTTGATCCTGATTGCACAGGTAAATGTAGGAAATTGTATATTTGGTTATGTTCTGCAAAGACAGCAGCAAGCTCCTCTCGAATATCGTGTACTCCTCCCGGATTGGCCATTCCGAGTCGAACGCGGAACTGTCCTGAAACTTCCGTACAAATCTGGTCAAGCAACTCTGGAAGTAACGCTACTCCTTGGTTAAGATCCCAGCCGTATACTCCAGTGTCCTGTCCCGTTAGTCTAATCTCTCGAGCACCAGAATTAACAAGCTCTTGTACGCGGCTTACGTTTTCACGAACTGTGCGACTGGTAAGACGCCCTGTTGCCTGCTTTGTGATACAATATGAGCAATTGCTCATACATCCCCGAGCGATTGGCAGAATTCCAATCTGGCCTTCAAGGATTGGTTCAGTATCTGCGGTCGCCGTTGGACATTCTCCGTTTCCAACTGCGGCCGGTACATTATCCCAGTGTATAATTCGACAGTCGATGTCTTCAAATTCTTCGTGCTGAGCGAGCGCCATACAGCCTGTTATAATTAGGTCATTAGTTGCATTTGTGAGTTCTTTGGCCCGGCGCAACATTCGATGTTCAGTTGTTTCAACAACGGTACACGTATTCATAATTGCAACATCGGCTGTCTCTAGCTCTGTTGGTCTATGACCAGCGTTCTGCAGCTTTTGCTCGATTTCTTGGCTCTCACCTCGGTTCGAGGTACAACCGTATGTCTCGATGTAGTACCGGGCCATCTGTTTTCGTTATACACTCAGTGCGGATATTCGTGACGGGTCTGACCGAGAGATATGGGTTTTTATTCCCTGGTGGACAACCGGCTCACGTAGGTAATGACATATTCATTCATCGTTGGCGTTGAATTTCCCCCTCTTCCGGTAGTTGCTGTCCTGTTTGGTATTCTTATTGTTTCTGGTTGGTATCTTATCTCTTCACGGCCGGTTATTTCTGATCGACTGGTTCTTGGAACTGCTTCATGGATTGTTGCTGGTGGCATCTTACACGCACTGCATCAACTTGATGTCTTCTCCAGTAGTATTGCCCCACTATTCAATACTGGAGGAGTTTATTTAACGATGGCAGCTGCGTATCTATTCACCCTTTCTCTTGCAGTTGC
This portion of the Salinarchaeum sp. IM2453 genome encodes:
- a CDS encoding zinc ribbon domain-containing protein, with protein sequence MTHEQVAPSKFIDHPAKDKLFRVKADAEGINDRPAELRRQEKVHTERFDHLLSEYRQMRRKERRLREQIQHDVASQLMWLAVENDCETTVFESLGQIESSDASGTVGWLISSWARGELLDHVEYKAGLFGIDVTTVNPWGTSRSCPRCGERGETVNEPNDHTECRHGGYFHCPHCGYECDRDVVGAVNVGRKYLSKSKMEEANPAEYSSAENHASFSSPSEGARSAAPAESQTAGMSGVQSATDTQQDQAIGRQTHLSRCCSLSLTAKR
- the deoC gene encoding deoxyribose-phosphate aldolase; the protein is MVTASELRENPHQVAEIIDHTNVDPTATKSEIRTLCEEVLEYGFRSAVVVPYHAELSADILGDEANVGVVIGFPYGVQNGDAKQAEIEPILEYADEIDMVINRTAFANNDETTVVSEITAIKDMIGDRKLKCIIESPELERDEIRHAAQLVEKAGADFVKTAVGYSGPTDPDEVQAIKDAVSSSVEIKASGGIGSFEEVIEVVEAGASRIGASSGVEIVESI
- a CDS encoding AzlC family ABC transporter permease, giving the protein MGTDQKAQLADSSDSSEDSPVSDSSMVEFRGIKKGFVMCVPLALGVAGYGVGFGLLANQAGLSVLEAALMSATVVAGAAQIVAIEMWSDPIPVSAILLAVFAVNLRYSLMGAALHPWFKRLSWKQTYGSLFFMADENWALTMNDLQSGSGRGAYLLGSGLAIWSFWILSTVFGAVAGGLIDNPATYGFDFILAAVFTALAVELWDGKKTVLPWGVALFVAVFTAEITTGEWYILAGGIAAAIVEVIRYD
- a CDS encoding vitamin K epoxide reductase family protein, with the protein product MGQTLSQIETETEYGRNSIVNKLIGSFIVVAVIGWFASVFLTAVHFYALPMIDSPGSLDGSIAVLGSEWAYIGPIPLAMLGAGYYLTMMVLGGLWLQTKDQRIELPIIVITVTGLLASAYFVYLQLVPIGEICPFCMLSAAATTTLFSIELIVKYIGGGTAAPPVDGVRIWPMLFVGTILMTVVAMYGVTLAPIPTEPVLDTPFWA
- a CDS encoding glutathione S-transferase N-terminal domain-containing protein, which encodes MSSLTLYRLQACPFCERVVKVLQNLNLSYQSRFVLPMHSDRSVVKRITGARTVPVLIDDQTGAVVAESDTIVTYLQKTYGDR
- a CDS encoding AzlD family protein, producing the protein MIDSSALTVDPYILSIIAGMAIVTYITKAGGLWLLSRFDVSDRVEAGLSVLPGAIVIAILGPELADGGPPEWAAAGVVLLVMVKTENILLALIAGLGAVLLFRTLF
- a CDS encoding dihydrolipoyl dehydrogenase, with translation MNEYDFIAIGTGSGLDVANVVANQGQAVAVVEKGPLGGTCLNRGCIPSKRLLYHADIKETIDRSEAFHIESEITNVDFESIVNEVNEDIASDAASIREGIKSADSIDLFEGTAAFVDDKTIEIQEGQDAGKTITADEILIAAGTRPTVPDIAGINSVDYLTSQEALELASPPEHLVVIGGGYIAAELAHFFGSFGSEISIIGRRQHLLPHVDEEVAKFFTAQYSDRFNVYTGYEAVEVNQAGETISVTACPYPSDESNGGSIEVSGTELLIAAGRRPNTDLLEMENTAVETDEQGYIEVNKYLQTSVSGNWALGDIVGEYLLKHNANHEAKTVVDNLYGEELTAVDYTAMPYAVFGSPEVAGVGDIEQDLDSETDDYATRTYQYEDTARGAAMKQSGLVKVIIDFDGNIRGCHIAGPDASTVIQEVVVAMKAGSGTIRDIRDSVHIHPALSEVVQRAFSGQFVPAGKRHEHHHH
- a CDS encoding tRNA (N(6)-L-threonylcarbamoyladenosine(37)-C(2))-methylthiotransferase, whose translation is MARYYIETYGCTSNRGESQEIEQKLQNAGHRPTELETADVAIMNTCTVVETTEHRMLRRAKELTNATNDLIITGCMALAQHEEFEDIDCRIIHWDNVPAAVGNGECPTATADTEPILEGQIGILPIARGCMSNCSYCITKQATGRLTSRTVRENVSRVQELVNSGAREIRLTGQDTGVYGWDLNQGVALLPELLDQICTEVSGQFRVRLGMANPGGVHDIREELAAVFAEHNQIYNFLHLPVQSGSNAVLRDMRRQHTVAEFREIVDTFETQLDYWTLATDFIAGFPTEGQSDHEKSINLLEEIQPEKINVTRFSKRPKTDAAKMDGLGGPTKKKRSKDLSERKRSLCETVHQEMVGKKQDVLVVEEGREDSVKCRDQAYRQIIIQDAAERGITPGDFLTVKVTASQPMYVFAEPVETEEKIAAAD
- a CDS encoding phosphoribosylaminoimidazolesuccinocarboxamide synthase; this translates as MTSVKEFVIDIPAESDALGSGSFLFTDAYSIFDWGQMPDPIPDKGASLCVMGGYNFELLEKNGVSTHYKGVVPDGQSDPVSIDKITEPPTEMAIELTQVPDLPYTGNGYDYTSYHDEAGENYLVPLEIVFRNRVPIGSSLRRRTDPADHGLSYDNWPESQVELDDPIVEFSTKYEESDRYLSQDEANDIAGHADIDALVSLAQQVNEIITEHANQQGFTHEDGKIEVFYHSGELKVADVVGTFDENRFTYDGQQLSKEVLRQYHRETQSDWVTAVKEAKRRAKSTDTADWRTICDQSPEPLDNKVIQIVRDMYASGANAYIDQQLFDAPEIDSTIDEIKKLVEL
- a CDS encoding redoxin domain-containing protein, whose amino-acid sequence is MDVPFDLPKFSSIDPPDIDTTAPDFTRTLVTEEYWENQSLSDLTQDRSVLLCFHPMIGSFPAIYFWNEVADRDWENEYNVRVVGCTISTPYALIEFIKKRSLPSPIFSDPANTVAERFDIAHDLDGMAGVSEPRPATFLIDHEMTIRHRWIAEEWPEFPPYDAIETALQEI
- a CDS encoding aspartate aminotransferase family protein, which translates into the protein MEPNRSVAESKRLHQRALDTLPGGVSHNVRYEDPHPIYIERAEGPHVWDADGNKYVDFWMNHLVSVLGHSYPDVVEAVQKQAEQGLHYGAMNKKALRLAERVQDFVPSAERVRFCASGTEATMYAVRLARAHTGNDVILKPTGGWHGGSTDLSAYVNPPLEQPESAGLPSGSVDDLYGFPMNDTDAVQALLEKHDVAGVILEPVLLTGAGGSLDTSFLQFLKDESEERGFELIFDEVVTGFRVSPGSYQARIDIVPDITTLGKVLGGGLPVGALCGRAELFENTRPDTDISPDERVLAGGGTFTANPMTATAGLKTLEVLDNEPVYQHTEQKASRLRDELNAIYEELGIDAVTKGLSSLFLSHFQPESSLNDIRSIKEETNKEALHEFHTRLADRGYYFLPGHTGSISYQTTDEHIDGFIAAAEDVVATMQSKGAL